From the Limosilactobacillus panis genome, one window contains:
- the hpt gene encoding hypoxanthine phosphoribosyltransferase has translation MNNDIEQVLYNQAQINHRMDEIASQLTAKYQDQCPLIVSVMTGAVVFTVEMIKRLKFKLNLDYVDVSSYADGTHAGKVKLVQDLSSSIEGRPVIIMEDIIDTGHTLKYLANLLKGRGAKSIEICALLDKPNRREVNVEADYVGFKVPNEFIVGYGLDYSGLYRNLPYIGILERSVYEN, from the coding sequence ATGAATAACGATATTGAACAAGTCTTATACAACCAGGCACAGATTAACCACCGAATGGACGAAATCGCCAGCCAACTAACGGCTAAGTACCAGGACCAATGCCCCTTGATTGTTTCCGTCATGACGGGAGCAGTTGTCTTCACGGTGGAAATGATCAAGCGGCTCAAATTTAAGCTCAACCTGGACTATGTTGATGTCTCTAGCTATGCCGACGGTACCCATGCCGGAAAGGTCAAACTTGTTCAGGACCTGTCATCAAGCATTGAAGGGCGACCCGTCATCATTATGGAAGACATCATCGATACCGGTCATACCTTGAAGTACCTGGCCAACCTGTTAAAGGGGCGGGGAGCAAAGAGTATCGAGATCTGTGCCCTTCTCGATAAGCCCAACCGCCGAGAAGTGAACGTTGAGGCAGACTACGTTGGTTTTAAGGTCCCCAACGAATTCATCGTTGGCTACGGTCTTGATTACAGCGGTCTCTACCGTAACCTCCCCTACATTGGAATCTTGGAACGGTCCGTTTACGAAAATTAA
- a CDS encoding serine dehydratase subunit alpha family protein, giving the protein MEASKKAMYLKALHNGVSVAIGCTEPVAVAFAVATCAEQLGHEEPAKIDVRVSMNIMKNAIAVIVPGTGKPGLPVAAAVGYLFGDPSKGMKVIPEISAAGVKQVADLACSGKIHVSLADVKDKLYVQVKVTTVSGNTAEVYIAADHTNNYCIKKNGAVVFEKERPAVDSLADWELFMQQGRLQEIWDLATTAPLEELKFIKLAQVDNMALAKEGLSHDYGMRVGRAMNNSQSLGYDNSLLNRLVSYTAAASDARMGGAPLPAITNSGSGNQGITATVPVCVVAKAQQASDEQLIRALALSHLTAIYVHSFLPILSAYCATYAAAMGAATGIAYLLSGDIEVAGRAIKNMIGDAAGMVCDGAGCSCAIKVATSVQTMFKAVNLALQGVTIPGTNGLVSNSVDETIRGLGELTRSGLAASGPVILKIMMGKEECK; this is encoded by the coding sequence ATGGAAGCTAGTAAGAAGGCAATGTATTTGAAGGCCCTCCACAACGGGGTATCAGTCGCAATCGGGTGTACGGAACCCGTTGCAGTCGCTTTTGCCGTTGCCACTTGTGCAGAACAGTTAGGCCATGAGGAGCCCGCTAAAATTGACGTTCGTGTATCAATGAATATCATGAAGAACGCAATTGCGGTGATTGTTCCGGGAACCGGGAAACCCGGTCTTCCCGTTGCGGCGGCCGTGGGCTACCTGTTCGGTGATCCTAGCAAGGGGATGAAGGTGATTCCGGAAATCTCAGCCGCCGGGGTCAAGCAGGTTGCTGATTTGGCGTGCTCTGGCAAGATTCACGTTTCCCTGGCCGACGTCAAGGATAAGCTTTACGTTCAGGTGAAGGTTACCACCGTCAGCGGTAATACTGCAGAGGTTTACATTGCGGCGGACCATACGAACAATTACTGCATCAAGAAAAATGGGGCGGTGGTGTTTGAAAAGGAACGCCCCGCAGTTGATTCTCTGGCCGACTGGGAACTCTTCATGCAGCAGGGCCGGCTCCAGGAGATTTGGGACTTGGCAACAACGGCGCCACTAGAGGAGTTGAAATTTATCAAACTTGCCCAGGTCGATAACATGGCCCTGGCAAAGGAGGGGCTGTCGCATGACTACGGGATGCGGGTCGGCCGGGCGATGAATAACTCACAGAGTCTGGGCTACGATAACTCCCTGTTGAACCGGCTGGTGTCATACACCGCCGCCGCTTCGGATGCGCGGATGGGTGGCGCCCCGCTGCCGGCAATTACTAACTCCGGTTCCGGGAACCAGGGAATCACGGCGACCGTCCCGGTGTGCGTTGTGGCCAAAGCGCAGCAGGCGTCTGACGAGCAGCTAATCAGGGCCCTGGCCCTATCCCACCTGACTGCAATCTACGTGCACTCATTTTTGCCGATCCTGTCAGCCTACTGTGCAACCTATGCCGCTGCGATGGGCGCTGCCACGGGAATTGCTTACCTGTTGAGCGGCGACATCGAGGTGGCCGGTCGAGCAATTAAGAACATGATTGGGGATGCTGCCGGAATGGTCTGCGATGGGGCGGGCTGTTCCTGCGCCATCAAGGTAGCGACCTCGGTTCAGACAATGTTTAAGGCGGTCAACTTGGCCCTGCAAGGGGTAACGATTCCGGGGACCAATGGCTTGGTAAGTAACTCTGTCGACGAAACAATCCGTGGCCTCGGTGAGCTAACCCGGAGTGGCTTGGCAGCCTCGGGCCCCGTTATCTTGAAGATTATGATGGGTAAGGAAGAATGTAAGTAA
- a CDS encoding right-handed parallel beta-helix repeat-containing protein, with amino-acid sequence MKIYVDANATFDGNGTQERPFKLINEAAQVAEPGDEVLVFPGTYRENVNPIHAGTKDARIVYRSVEPLKATITGAEKVTNWEKYKGNVWVTRINNSIFGSYNPYTTFVVGDWYFGPVDKHTGAVYMNNIHFYETTSLEDCIKGEVYARSWDPANSVYKWYTEQDEDRNETVIYANFQGKNPNHEDVDINVRRECFWPKKTGVNYITFAGFTVNKAATTWAPPAAFQDGMIGPHWSKGWIIEDCDISLSRCAGISLGKYKDPNNDHYFTYKHIKSPTQMEREAVCRGQYDGWLKEKIGHHIVRRCNIHDCEQDGIVGRQGGVFSLIEDNHVHHINNMQELAGAEIAGIKMHAAIDVIYRRNHFDHCTMGLWCDWEAQGTRITQNLFDHNYAPDGTAHRLNGAMESQDIWVEVGHGPTLIDNNLLLSKDSLKIPTQGLGVVNNLILGSFTYVGTGTDYPGKGPDRQRYTPYHIPHRTEVAGFSTILHGDDRFYNNIFVQKWAPEANPEDNEEVGTFVFDDYPTYDEWYAPFKRLEGTYAKENDMNDLQPYHLGHLPVWAGGNVYLNGAKAWKKEVNNLVNDHDEAKVELVEEDGKPVIETNVYDLIGNYKTNIINSDILGEAFEPEQRFETPEGDDIQISEDYFGNHRGISTIPGPFASSDAVGKALWKE; translated from the coding sequence ATGAAGATTTATGTTGATGCTAATGCGACATTTGACGGCAACGGTACTCAAGAACGACCTTTCAAGTTAATTAACGAGGCTGCCCAGGTTGCTGAACCTGGTGATGAAGTTCTCGTGTTCCCTGGTACTTACCGGGAAAATGTTAACCCAATTCATGCCGGAACAAAGGATGCCCGGATTGTTTACCGCAGTGTTGAACCCCTCAAGGCGACAATTACCGGAGCAGAAAAGGTAACTAACTGGGAAAAGTACAAGGGCAACGTTTGGGTTACCCGGATTAATAACAGTATTTTTGGTTCATATAACCCATATACGACGTTTGTTGTCGGTGACTGGTACTTCGGCCCAGTTGATAAGCACACCGGGGCTGTTTACATGAATAACATCCACTTCTATGAAACTACTTCGCTAGAAGATTGTATTAAGGGTGAAGTTTATGCCCGCTCATGGGATCCGGCAAATTCAGTTTACAAGTGGTACACCGAACAAGATGAGGACCGAAACGAGACGGTCATTTACGCTAACTTCCAAGGCAAGAATCCTAACCATGAAGACGTTGATATCAATGTCCGGCGGGAATGCTTCTGGCCAAAGAAGACGGGTGTTAACTACATCACTTTTGCCGGTTTCACCGTTAACAAGGCGGCTACCACTTGGGCTCCACCGGCAGCCTTTCAAGATGGAATGATTGGTCCTCACTGGTCAAAGGGCTGGATCATTGAAGACTGTGATATTAGCTTGAGTCGGTGTGCAGGAATTTCCCTTGGTAAGTATAAGGATCCTAATAATGACCACTACTTTACTTACAAACACATCAAGAGTCCAACCCAAATGGAACGGGAAGCCGTTTGTCGGGGACAATACGATGGTTGGCTGAAGGAAAAGATTGGTCACCACATCGTTCGGCGGTGTAACATTCACGATTGCGAACAAGACGGAATTGTTGGCCGGCAAGGGGGTGTCTTCAGTCTGATTGAAGACAACCACGTTCATCACATCAACAATATGCAGGAACTTGCCGGAGCCGAAATTGCCGGTATTAAGATGCATGCGGCAATCGATGTAATTTACCGGCGGAACCACTTTGACCACTGTACAATGGGCCTCTGGTGTGATTGGGAAGCTCAAGGAACCCGAATCACTCAAAACCTGTTTGACCACAACTATGCACCAGATGGTACTGCTCACCGCCTTAATGGAGCAATGGAGAGCCAGGATATCTGGGTTGAGGTTGGTCACGGGCCAACGCTGATTGATAACAACCTCCTGCTTTCTAAAGACTCCTTGAAGATTCCTACCCAGGGCCTTGGGGTGGTTAATAACTTAATTCTTGGCTCATTTACCTATGTTGGCACCGGGACGGATTATCCAGGCAAGGGCCCTGACCGTCAACGGTACACGCCATACCACATTCCACACCGGACTGAAGTAGCTGGCTTCTCGACTATTCTGCACGGGGATGATCGTTTCTACAACAACATCTTTGTTCAAAAGTGGGCTCCAGAAGCTAACCCTGAAGATAATGAAGAAGTTGGGACCTTTGTCTTTGATGACTACCCGACTTATGACGAGTGGTATGCACCGTTCAAACGCCTTGAAGGTACCTACGCCAAGGAAAATGATATGAATGATCTTCAGCCATACCACCTGGGTCACCTTCCAGTTTGGGCCGGTGGCAACGTTTATCTAAATGGTGCTAAGGCATGGAAGAAAGAAGTTAACAATCTGGTTAACGACCATGACGAAGCCAAGGTTGAACTAGTTGAAGAAGACGGTAAGCCAGTAATTGAAACGAACGTCTACGACCTAATTGGTAATTATAAGACGAACATTATTAACTCGGATATCCTGGGCGAAGCATTCGAGCCAGAGCAACGATTTGAAACGCCTGAAGGTGACGATATCCAGATTAGTGAAGACTATTTTGGCAACCACCGTGGTATTTCGACCATCCCCGGACCGTTTGCGTCAAGCGATGCAGTTGGCAAGGCCCTCTGGAAAGAGTAG
- a CDS encoding nitroreductase family protein, which translates to MKSKLNELLAKRRSIYALGNQVNAQPEEIFDLVKTTVRNSPSAFNSQTVRAVVLFNQSSNKVWDIVEEALQKIVKDPAAFQKTKEKIASFRVGYGTILYLTDTETVHKLEKQFPSYAANFGPWAEQAIGGAQQAIWAALAEQGIGASLQHYNPLIDDAIHEAFNLPASWQLRAEMPFGSIEAPAGKKDYLAESDVFKLIK; encoded by the coding sequence ATGAAATCAAAATTAAATGAATTATTAGCTAAGCGGCGCAGCATTTACGCCCTGGGTAACCAGGTTAACGCCCAACCTGAAGAGATCTTTGACCTGGTGAAGACCACCGTCCGTAACTCACCAAGTGCCTTCAATAGTCAAACCGTCCGGGCAGTTGTCCTCTTTAATCAGTCATCAAATAAGGTGTGGGACATCGTTGAAGAAGCACTGCAGAAGATCGTTAAGGACCCGGCCGCTTTCCAGAAGACCAAGGAAAAGATTGCCAGCTTCCGCGTCGGTTACGGGACAATCCTCTACCTCACTGACACGGAGACCGTTCACAAGCTAGAAAAGCAGTTCCCATCCTATGCCGCCAACTTTGGCCCGTGGGCAGAACAAGCAATCGGTGGTGCCCAGCAGGCGATCTGGGCCGCACTGGCCGAACAGGGGATTGGCGCAAGCCTCCAGCACTACAACCCGCTGATTGACGACGCCATTCACGAAGCATTCAACCTCCCCGCCAGCTGGCAATTGCGGGCTGAAATGCCGTTTGGCTCAATCGAAGCCCCTGCTGGAAAGAAGGATTACCTAGCAGAAAGCGACGTCTTCAAGCTGATTAAGTAA
- a CDS encoding type II toxin-antitoxin system RelB/DinJ family antitoxin → MAQINIKVDDQLKDDVSAIFNEMGLDITTGIKIYLKRVQRDKRIPFEMTSNQFDVQKLAQRYQAGDQEVIANLNELFNALNSQRKQSTGIGGAILNNKHRGGTGVGGSILNKR, encoded by the coding sequence ATGGCGCAGATTAATATTAAAGTTGATGACCAGTTAAAGGATGACGTAAGTGCCATTTTCAATGAAATGGGGCTCGACATTACCACTGGTATTAAAATTTACCTCAAACGGGTCCAGCGGGATAAGCGGATCCCTTTCGAGATGACTAGCAACCAATTTGACGTCCAAAAACTTGCTCAGCGCTACCAAGCCGGGGACCAAGAAGTCATTGCTAACCTAAACGAGCTCTTCAACGCCCTGAACAGTCAAAGAAAACAATCAACCGGGATTGGCGGCGCAATTTTGAACAATAAGCACCGCGGAGGGACTGGCGTCGGCGGTTCCATCCTCAACAAACGTTAA
- a CDS encoding helix-turn-helix domain-containing protein, with product MSKAIKGCPIDQTIQAIAGKWKAVIIHVLLHTPVCRFSELQEKLPDCTRRMLALQLKELTADGIVKKRVYVTVPPKTEYSLTSRGKQLGPVIEGMQDWGKQG from the coding sequence ATGAGTAAAGCAATCAAGGGTTGCCCAATTGACCAGACAATTCAAGCAATTGCGGGAAAATGGAAGGCGGTCATTATTCACGTTCTCCTACACACGCCGGTCTGTCGCTTTAGTGAATTACAGGAGAAATTGCCCGATTGCACACGGCGAATGCTGGCCCTTCAGCTAAAGGAATTGACGGCCGACGGGATTGTCAAGAAGCGGGTCTACGTAACGGTTCCCCCGAAAACTGAATACTCCTTGACAAGCCGGGGCAAGCAGCTGGGTCCCGTTATTGAAGGAATGCAGGACTGGGGGAAACAAGGTTAA
- a CDS encoding alpha/beta hydrolase: MKIEIKREGLTLRGVLEGATSLENEQVVILMHGFQGNRGYEAGNLLYDLAHALNAAGLATLRMDFAGCGQSDGDFANMTVLSELLDGMAMIDFVRAKMGAKVIDLVGHSQGGVVASMLAAYYRDVVDKLVLLAPAATLKDDALVGECQGTKYDPNHIPMKVTVHGQDVSGQYFRTAQLLPIYETAQHFAGPALIIHGLADKVVSPEASRKYNVILPESKLYLMEGTDHKLTGAKRGEILTTVTQFVKD, translated from the coding sequence ATGAAGATTGAAATCAAGCGGGAAGGACTTACGCTTCGCGGTGTTTTAGAGGGAGCGACCAGTCTAGAAAATGAGCAGGTAGTAATCTTAATGCACGGCTTCCAGGGCAACCGTGGCTATGAAGCGGGGAACCTCTTGTATGATTTAGCTCATGCCTTAAATGCGGCGGGTCTGGCAACTCTTCGAATGGATTTTGCTGGTTGTGGGCAAAGTGACGGCGACTTTGCTAACATGACCGTATTAAGCGAATTACTCGATGGAATGGCGATGATTGACTTTGTGCGGGCAAAGATGGGGGCCAAAGTTATCGACCTAGTGGGGCATTCCCAGGGTGGGGTGGTTGCCTCAATGTTAGCAGCCTACTACCGGGACGTAGTTGATAAACTTGTCCTCCTGGCACCGGCTGCTACCTTAAAGGATGATGCCTTAGTAGGCGAGTGCCAGGGGACTAAGTACGACCCTAATCACATTCCAATGAAGGTCACGGTACATGGTCAGGACGTTAGTGGGCAGTATTTCCGGACGGCCCAGCTACTACCAATTTACGAAACTGCTCAACATTTTGCGGGCCCCGCCCTTATTATTCATGGCCTGGCTGATAAAGTTGTTTCGCCAGAAGCATCGCGAAAGTATAACGTAATTTTGCCGGAAAGTAAGCTTTACCTAATGGAAGGTACGGATCATAAGCTGACAGGGGCCAAACGGGGTGAGATTCTTACAACGGTAACCCAATTTGTTAAAGACTAG
- a CDS encoding AraC family transcriptional regulator: protein MNLLRQYLRTTSFAYSIIRNGQTIEKDRDNLLAGTFNAKKFALTSRQRRLVTFYKLKGQNIITAIIRHHNYYYVIGPVIISTNDQDKTPQPFLVSSAHLKHFSADRFIMVIALCINLLGAYINSKKLQLRYRRPVYTNTSFKKSSFIRLNNNGAHVNYAFEKQINNAILCSDQAEIHTALTRLYQSGRIGILSNKGELRNIIDFGIIVISTNIRVALRSGMNFELAYSLNDYYVHRLEEQKSFHAVIKCIEDNLTDLSKEVKHDITAGMPPTIVRAYRIVSTNPQEDITIVEVAKQLNISPNYFSSQFKKWMGISFTQFRILEKINCAITLLVSSNMNVSEIAALLHFNDQAYFANQFKKHTGFSPNQVRNNPILISDWNIYNYLKGKCRL, encoded by the coding sequence ATGAATCTATTACGTCAGTACCTCAGAACAACTAGTTTTGCTTACAGTATCATCAGAAACGGCCAGACTATTGAAAAAGATCGGGATAACTTACTGGCGGGAACGTTCAATGCAAAAAAATTCGCCCTCACCAGCAGGCAAAGACGACTCGTTACTTTTTACAAACTTAAGGGACAAAATATTATCACCGCTATTATTAGACATCACAATTACTACTACGTAATTGGACCCGTTATTATCAGCACCAATGACCAAGATAAGACACCCCAGCCTTTCTTAGTCAGCAGTGCCCACCTAAAGCATTTCTCGGCGGATCGTTTCATTATGGTTATTGCCCTATGCATTAACCTGTTAGGCGCATACATCAATTCTAAAAAACTGCAGCTTCGTTACCGGCGACCCGTTTATACCAACACAAGCTTTAAGAAGAGCAGTTTCATCCGTCTGAACAACAATGGTGCCCATGTTAACTACGCCTTTGAAAAGCAAATCAATAATGCTATCCTTTGTAGCGACCAAGCGGAAATTCATACGGCCTTAACCCGCTTATACCAGTCCGGGCGAATTGGCATTTTGAGCAATAAGGGTGAATTACGCAATATCATTGACTTTGGCATCATTGTTATTTCAACCAACATCCGGGTAGCCTTAAGAAGCGGGATGAACTTCGAACTTGCTTACAGTCTGAACGATTACTACGTTCACCGTTTAGAAGAGCAAAAGTCGTTTCATGCCGTCATCAAATGCATTGAAGATAATTTAACCGACCTCAGCAAAGAAGTTAAGCACGATATTACTGCCGGTATGCCACCGACAATTGTCCGGGCCTACCGTATCGTATCGACAAATCCCCAGGAGGACATTACGATTGTGGAAGTAGCGAAGCAGCTCAACATTTCACCAAACTACTTTTCCAGTCAGTTTAAAAAGTGGATGGGAATTAGTTTTACTCAGTTCCGAATTCTCGAAAAAATCAACTGTGCTATCACTCTTCTCGTTTCATCAAACATGAACGTTTCAGAAATTGCAGCCCTACTTCACTTTAACGACCAGGCTTACTTTGCTAACCAATTTAAAAAGCACACCGGGTTTTCGCCAAACCAGGTGCGCAATAATCCTATTCTTATTAGTGATTGGAATATCTATAACTATCTAAAGGGTAAGTGTCGATTATAG
- a CDS encoding AraC family transcriptional regulator: MEKATAFDFSPTNDSFLGITSLGRSDTLPGHHYGPAVRPYYLIHYILAGTGIFRVSDVEYHLHAGQGFLIEPNYQTYYVADKYAPWSYVWVGFTGKYADELVDQLGLSEDLPTFNNQYSYELVDCINHIMKLPPDKPENELLANSYLLRFLSFIARSKPINAPHTILQKNQYVDQAIHYLSTHIATASTDQLARAVSLDRSYLSGLFKKTTGLTPSQYIRNFRITKARHLLESSQLTIDEIAQASGYEHANSFSRIFKRTYGLNPREYRKQAQGEHKQGR; this comes from the coding sequence ATGGAAAAGGCAACCGCATTTGATTTTTCACCAACTAACGATTCTTTCTTGGGGATCACATCCCTGGGGCGGTCCGATACACTGCCTGGCCATCATTACGGTCCCGCCGTCCGTCCCTATTACCTGATCCACTATATCCTCGCCGGTACGGGTATCTTCCGGGTAAGCGACGTTGAGTACCACCTTCATGCCGGCCAGGGCTTTTTAATTGAGCCCAATTACCAGACCTACTACGTTGCGGACAAGTACGCCCCCTGGTCCTACGTATGGGTTGGTTTTACCGGTAAGTATGCTGATGAATTGGTCGACCAGTTAGGCCTTTCTGAAGACCTGCCGACCTTTAATAACCAGTACTCCTACGAACTGGTCGACTGCATCAATCACATCATGAAGTTACCACCGGACAAGCCGGAAAATGAGCTGCTCGCCAACAGCTACCTCTTGCGCTTCCTCAGCTTTATCGCCCGGTCGAAGCCCATTAACGCGCCCCACACAATTTTGCAAAAGAACCAGTACGTTGACCAGGCGATTCACTACCTGAGTACCCACATTGCCACGGCATCGACCGACCAGTTGGCCAGGGCCGTCAGCCTGGACCGCAGTTACCTCAGTGGCCTTTTTAAGAAGACGACCGGGCTGACTCCCAGTCAGTATATCCGCAACTTCCGCATCACGAAGGCCCGCCACTTACTGGAGTCCTCCCAACTGACGATTGACGAGATTGCCCAGGCCAGTGGCTACGAGCACGCTAATTCTTTTTCCCGGATCTTCAAACGTACGTATGGCCTCAACCCGCGTGAATACCGCAAGCAGGCTCAGGGAGAACACAAACAAGGTCGCTAG
- a CDS encoding alpha-galactosidase: MPIKYHQTSQEFHLYNDHISYIIKLLRNGQLGQLYFGARVPDRADHGYLVENGYRPMMSYVYDDYKFSLGNVKQEYPSYGTSDYRMPAVELKQPNGSTVTNFHYISHQIYAGKPALPGLPATYAEDDSEATTLTVTLRDDLTDVEMILYYTIFTDHNAIARSVRFVNQGTAAHQLTTAMSMNLDLPDDDYDWVQFSGAWGRERQKKVAHLRPGIQSVGSTRGASSHMQNPFVILKRPHTDEFQGSAYGFSLIYSGNFLAQAEVDAYKVTRVQMGINPFYFSWKLKPGESFQTPEAVMVYTSEGLNSLSQAFHRLYQTRLARGYWRDRERPILINNWEATYFDFNEEKLLKLAKQAQQLGIELFVLDDGWFGERTKETAGLGDWWVNRDRLPDGISGLSKKIHQLGMLFGLWFEPEMVNKNSDLYRKHPDYIIQTPDLHPSQGRRQYVLDFSWPEVVDYIYRLVAKVIKDGHVDYVKWDMNRNITECYSAAYRPDQQGEIFHRYILGVYKLYDRLTKAFPKVLFESCASGGGRFDAGMLYYAPQTWTSDDSDAGKRLKIQTGTSYCYPTSAMGAHVSVCPNEQVNRITPLKTRGDVAFFGDLGYELDLGKLTDDELTQIKAQVSFMKKYRRLFQFGRFYRLKTPFEGNFTAWLVVSSDQRHAALGYFKMLNDVNAEYRLQRIPGLLADQEYQVKEESGQDCGCYYGQELANIGLVVSDAESEQSAATKQVTDFYSRLFTFEAK, translated from the coding sequence ATGCCGATCAAGTACCACCAAACGAGCCAGGAATTTCACCTGTACAATGACCATATTAGTTACATTATTAAGCTACTAAGGAACGGTCAGTTAGGCCAACTTTACTTCGGTGCCCGGGTTCCGGACCGGGCTGACCATGGTTATTTGGTCGAAAATGGGTACCGACCGATGATGAGCTACGTCTACGATGACTACAAATTCTCCCTCGGGAACGTCAAGCAGGAGTACCCGTCCTACGGAACCAGTGACTACCGGATGCCAGCGGTGGAACTCAAGCAACCCAACGGTAGCACGGTGACGAACTTCCACTATATCAGTCATCAAATCTATGCGGGGAAGCCAGCCTTACCCGGCCTTCCCGCTACGTACGCCGAAGACGATAGTGAAGCTACGACGCTGACGGTTACCCTTCGTGACGACCTTACCGACGTTGAAATGATCCTCTACTATACCATCTTCACGGACCACAATGCGATTGCCCGCAGCGTTCGCTTTGTTAACCAGGGGACAGCAGCCCATCAACTGACGACGGCGATGAGTATGAACCTGGATCTGCCGGACGACGACTACGACTGGGTCCAGTTCTCCGGTGCCTGGGGTCGGGAACGGCAAAAGAAAGTGGCCCACCTCCGTCCCGGTATCCAGTCTGTGGGTAGTACCCGGGGCGCTTCGAGTCACATGCAGAACCCGTTTGTGATTTTAAAACGGCCCCACACCGACGAATTCCAGGGTTCAGCATATGGCTTTTCACTCATATACAGTGGCAACTTCCTTGCCCAGGCGGAGGTGGACGCTTATAAGGTGACCCGGGTCCAAATGGGAATTAACCCCTTCTACTTCTCCTGGAAGCTCAAGCCGGGGGAGTCGTTCCAAACTCCCGAAGCGGTGATGGTCTACACCAGTGAAGGCCTGAATAGTCTCAGCCAGGCCTTCCACCGTCTTTACCAGACCCGCCTTGCCCGAGGTTACTGGCGTGACCGCGAGCGTCCTATTCTAATCAACAACTGGGAAGCTACCTACTTTGACTTTAACGAAGAAAAGCTACTAAAACTCGCCAAGCAAGCCCAGCAACTTGGAATCGAACTATTTGTTCTCGACGATGGCTGGTTTGGGGAACGGACAAAGGAAACGGCCGGCCTGGGCGACTGGTGGGTCAACCGTGACCGCCTGCCTGACGGAATTAGCGGCCTGTCGAAGAAAATTCACCAGCTGGGGATGCTGTTTGGCCTGTGGTTCGAACCGGAAATGGTCAATAAAAATAGTGACCTCTACCGTAAGCATCCCGACTACATCATCCAAACACCAGATCTGCACCCATCCCAGGGCCGCCGGCAATACGTTCTCGATTTTTCCTGGCCAGAAGTGGTGGATTATATTTACCGACTAGTTGCTAAGGTTATTAAGGACGGGCACGTTGACTACGTGAAGTGGGACATGAACCGGAATATCACTGAATGCTACTCCGCCGCCTACCGTCCGGACCAGCAGGGAGAAATCTTCCACCGCTACATCCTGGGAGTCTACAAGCTCTATGACCGGCTAACCAAGGCCTTCCCGAAGGTCCTCTTTGAATCGTGTGCTTCTGGTGGTGGTCGCTTCGATGCGGGGATGCTGTACTATGCACCACAGACCTGGACAAGTGATGACTCTGACGCAGGCAAGCGGCTGAAAATCCAAACGGGCACCTCATATTGTTACCCGACCAGTGCAATGGGTGCTCACGTTTCGGTATGCCCTAACGAACAGGTCAACCGGATAACGCCATTAAAGACACGCGGGGACGTGGCCTTTTTCGGGGACCTGGGTTACGAACTCGACCTGGGGAAGTTAACCGATGATGAGTTAACCCAGATTAAAGCCCAGGTTAGCTTCATGAAGAAGTACCGGCGCCTATTCCAGTTTGGGCGCTTCTACCGGTTAAAGACACCGTTTGAGGGGAATTTCACTGCCTGGTTGGTGGTGTCTTCCGACCAACGACATGCCGCACTGGGCTACTTCAAGATGCTCAACGATGTTAACGCTGAGTACCGCCTGCAGCGGATCCCAGGCCTCCTCGCCGACCAGGAATACCAGGTTAAAGAAGAGAGTGGCCAGGATTGTGGTTGCTACTATGGTCAAGAGCTTGCCAATATTGGCCTTGTAGTTTCCGATGCGGAGTCGGAACAGTCAGCTGCCACCAAGCAGGTAACTGACTTTTACAGCCGCCTATTCACCTTTGAAGCAAAATAA